The following proteins come from a genomic window of Geomonas sp. RF6:
- the thrS gene encoding threonine--tRNA ligase — protein MNEITVSLPDGSKRSLAAGATILDLAASIGTGLAKAAIAGKVDGNLVDLQTPLADGATVEIVTEKSPDALHIIRHSTSHLMAQAVKQLFPQAKVTIGPAIETGFYYDFDLEKSFSPEDLEKIEAKMRELAKADLKIEREVLSSADAIELFRTMGEDYKVELIQDLGAESVSLYRQGDFVDLCRGPHLPRTSLCKAFKLTSLAGAYWRGDEKRAMLQRVYGTAFADKKELEAYLARIEEAKKRDHRKLGRELDLFSFNDEVGAGLVIWHPKGAMLRTILEDFERREHLKRGYDIVLGPQILKTELWQRSGHYENYRENMYFTTIDEQGYGIKPMNCLSHMMIYKSQLRSYRDLPLRFFELGTVHRHERAGVLHGLLRVRGFTQDDAHILCTPDQLDAEIKGVLSFVRDVMGIFGFDYEMELSTRPEKSIGSDEDWERATSALLSALKDSGREFEINEGDGAFYGPKIDIKLRDALDRRWQCATIQCDFTLPERFELTYVDADGEKKRPVMVHRVILGAIERFIGVLIEHFAGNFPTWLAPVQATIVTVTDNQIPYAETAFNTLRAAGVRVQKDFRNEKLGFKIREAQLQKIPYMLVVGDKEVEAGLVAPRFRDGKNLESMTPEQFIAFIQDEVKSYR, from the coding sequence ATGAATGAGATTACGGTTTCGTTGCCGGACGGATCGAAAAGATCGCTTGCCGCGGGTGCTACCATCCTCGACCTCGCTGCCTCCATCGGCACCGGCCTCGCCAAGGCGGCCATCGCCGGGAAGGTCGACGGCAACCTGGTAGATCTCCAGACACCTCTCGCCGACGGCGCCACGGTCGAAATCGTGACCGAAAAGAGCCCCGACGCCCTCCACATCATCAGGCATTCCACCTCCCATCTCATGGCCCAGGCGGTGAAGCAGCTCTTCCCGCAGGCAAAGGTCACCATCGGTCCCGCCATCGAGACCGGCTTCTACTACGACTTCGATCTGGAAAAGAGCTTCTCTCCGGAAGACCTGGAGAAGATCGAGGCGAAGATGCGCGAGCTTGCCAAGGCGGATCTGAAGATCGAGCGCGAGGTGCTCTCCAGCGCCGACGCCATCGAACTCTTCAGGACGATGGGGGAAGACTACAAGGTCGAGCTGATCCAGGACCTCGGCGCGGAAAGCGTTTCCCTCTACCGCCAGGGTGACTTCGTCGATCTCTGCCGCGGCCCGCACCTGCCGAGAACCTCCCTGTGCAAGGCCTTCAAACTTACCTCTCTTGCAGGCGCCTACTGGCGCGGCGACGAGAAGCGCGCCATGCTGCAGCGTGTCTACGGTACCGCCTTTGCCGACAAGAAGGAGCTCGAGGCCTACCTCGCCCGCATCGAGGAGGCGAAGAAGCGTGACCATAGAAAGCTCGGGCGTGAGCTCGATCTCTTCTCCTTCAACGACGAAGTCGGCGCAGGTCTGGTGATCTGGCACCCGAAAGGGGCGATGCTGCGCACGATCCTCGAGGACTTCGAGCGTCGCGAGCACCTGAAGCGCGGCTACGATATCGTTCTCGGTCCGCAGATCCTGAAGACGGAGCTGTGGCAGCGCTCCGGCCACTACGAGAACTACCGCGAGAACATGTACTTCACCACCATCGACGAGCAGGGGTACGGCATCAAGCCGATGAACTGCCTGTCGCACATGATGATCTACAAGTCTCAGTTAAGAAGCTACCGCGACCTGCCGCTGCGCTTTTTCGAGCTCGGCACGGTGCACCGCCACGAGCGCGCAGGCGTCCTGCACGGCCTTCTTCGCGTGCGCGGCTTCACCCAGGACGACGCCCACATCCTGTGCACCCCGGACCAGCTCGACGCGGAGATCAAGGGTGTTCTCTCCTTTGTGCGCGACGTCATGGGGATCTTCGGCTTCGACTACGAGATGGAGCTCTCCACCCGTCCGGAGAAGTCGATCGGCTCGGACGAGGACTGGGAGCGCGCCACCAGCGCACTTCTTTCGGCGCTGAAGGATTCCGGCCGCGAGTTCGAGATCAACGAGGGTGACGGCGCATTCTACGGCCCGAAAATAGACATCAAGCTGCGCGATGCTCTTGACAGAAGATGGCAATGTGCTACAATCCAGTGCGATTTTACCCTCCCCGAGCGTTTTGAGCTCACCTACGTGGATGCCGACGGCGAAAAGAAGCGTCCCGTCATGGTTCACCGGGTGATTCTCGGCGCCATCGAGAGGTTCATAGGGGTCCTCATTGAGCACTTCGCTGGAAACTTCCCCACCTGGCTGGCTCCCGTGCAGGCGACCATCGTTACGGTGACGGATAACCAGATCCCCTACGCGGAGACCGCGTTCAACACTCTCCGGGCCGCAGGGGTGCGTGTGCAGAAGGATTTCAGAAACGAAAAGCTCGGCTTCAAGATCAGGGAAGCCCAGCTGCAGAAGATACCGTACATGCTGGTGGTGGGGGACAAGGAGGTCGAGGCGGGCCTCGTGGCTCCGCGCTTCCGCGACGGCAAGAACCTGGAGTCGATGACGCCGGAGCAGTTCATCGCCTTCATTCAGGATGAAGTCAAAAGTTATCGTTAG
- the infC gene encoding translation initiation factor IF-3 gives MAKPTVNINTTIRAKEVRVVGADSEQLGILPLREALALAESQQLDLVEVSPTAVPPVCRIMDYGKFKYQQAKKQQEAKKKQVQVQLKEVKLRPKTDEHDLEFKIKHVRRFIEEGNKAKVTVVFRGREITHQEIGLAALEKFTNELADVAIVEVRQKMEGRSMFMIMAPKVKK, from the coding sequence ATAGCTAAACCGACAGTAAACATCAATACTACCATCAGGGCCAAAGAGGTGAGGGTCGTCGGAGCAGACAGCGAGCAGCTGGGAATCCTTCCGCTGCGCGAAGCGCTGGCGCTGGCCGAGAGCCAGCAGCTCGACCTGGTGGAGGTTTCGCCTACCGCCGTACCGCCCGTCTGCCGTATCATGGATTACGGCAAGTTCAAATATCAGCAGGCCAAGAAGCAGCAGGAAGCGAAGAAAAAGCAGGTGCAGGTCCAGCTCAAGGAAGTGAAGCTCCGTCCGAAGACGGACGAGCACGACCTGGAGTTCAAGATCAAGCACGTGCGCCGCTTCATCGAAGAGGGGAACAAGGCGAAGGTCACCGTCGTCTTCCGCGGACGCGAGATCACGCACCAGGAGATCGGCCTCGCCGCGCTGGAAAAGTTCACCAACGAGCTCGCCGATGTAGCCATCGTCGAGGTGCGGCAGAAGATGGAAGGGCGCTCCATGTTCATGATCATGGCGCCGAAGGTAAAGAAGTAA
- the rpmI gene encoding 50S ribosomal protein L35: MPKLKTHRGAAKRFSKTGTGKIKMSHAFTSHILTSKTRKNKRNLRKGAIVAASDHKNISMLIPYK, encoded by the coding sequence ATGCCTAAATTGAAGACCCATAGGGGCGCCGCCAAGCGTTTCAGCAAGACCGGCACGGGCAAGATCAAGATGAGCCACGCCTTCACCAGCCACATTCTTACCTCCAAGACGCGCAAGAACAAGCGCAACCTGCGTAAGGGCGCCATCGTGGCCGCATCGGATCACAAGAACATCTCGATGCTCATCCCGTACAAGTAA
- the rplT gene encoding 50S ribosomal protein L20, translating into MPRVKRGFKARQRRNKVLKLAKGYRGARSKLFRSATEAVDRALNYAFRDRRVKKRDFRALWIARINAAARINGISYSKLIHGLKVAKVEIDRKVMADLAVSDPKGFAEIAAVAKASL; encoded by the coding sequence ATGCCAAGAGTAAAGCGCGGTTTTAAAGCGAGACAAAGAAGGAACAAGGTGTTGAAGCTTGCCAAGGGGTACCGGGGTGCGAGGTCCAAACTCTTCCGGAGCGCCACCGAGGCGGTCGATCGCGCGTTAAACTACGCGTTCCGCGATCGCCGGGTGAAGAAGCGGGACTTCCGTGCCCTCTGGATCGCCAGGATCAACGCTGCAGCCCGCATCAACGGGATTTCCTACAGCAAACTGATCCACGGCTTGAAGGTAGCCAAGGTGGAGATCGACAGAAAGGTGATGGCGGACCTCGCCGTCTCCGACCCGAAAGGGTTCGCAGAGATCGCTGCCGTAGCTAAAGCAAGTCTCTAA
- the pheS gene encoding phenylalanine--tRNA ligase subunit alpha, with the protein MKEKLEALLSAAVAELAAVKSEDALQELRVKYLGKKGEITSVMKGLGSLSPEERPLVGQVVNTVKAQLEEALEKRSVEVREAAKAERLASERVDVTLPGRRRAVGSKHPITLVTEEIVSIFAGLGFGVAEGPEVEHDFYNFEALNFPKDHPARDMQDTFFVGENVLLRTHTSPVQVRTMLKQPPPVRIIAPGTVYRCDSDATHSPMFHQVEGLMVDKGISFGDLKGILTLFISQLFGEGVGVRLRPSFFPFTEPSAEVDIACVICKGKGCRVCKNTGWLEILGAGMVDPEVYRHVGYDAETYSGFAFGMGIERIAMLKYGIADMRLLFENDLRFLKQF; encoded by the coding sequence ATGAAGGAAAAACTTGAAGCGCTTTTGAGTGCAGCCGTCGCCGAACTCGCAGCCGTGAAGTCGGAAGACGCGCTCCAGGAACTGCGGGTCAAATATCTCGGCAAGAAGGGGGAGATCACCTCCGTCATGAAGGGGCTCGGTTCCCTTTCGCCAGAGGAACGCCCCCTGGTAGGGCAGGTCGTGAACACGGTGAAGGCACAGCTCGAGGAGGCGCTGGAGAAGCGTTCCGTCGAGGTGCGCGAGGCCGCCAAGGCGGAGAGGCTCGCCTCCGAGCGCGTGGACGTCACCCTCCCGGGACGCCGCCGCGCCGTCGGCTCGAAGCACCCGATCACCCTCGTTACCGAGGAGATCGTCTCCATCTTCGCGGGGCTTGGCTTCGGCGTCGCCGAAGGTCCCGAGGTGGAGCACGACTTCTACAACTTCGAGGCGCTGAACTTCCCGAAGGACCACCCCGCGCGCGACATGCAGGACACCTTCTTCGTGGGGGAGAACGTGCTTTTGCGCACCCACACCTCTCCGGTGCAGGTCCGCACCATGCTGAAGCAGCCGCCGCCGGTCCGCATCATCGCGCCGGGCACCGTGTACCGCTGCGACTCCGACGCCACCCACTCCCCGATGTTCCACCAGGTCGAGGGGCTCATGGTGGACAAGGGGATCTCCTTCGGCGACCTGAAGGGGATTCTCACCCTCTTCATCAGCCAGCTCTTCGGCGAGGGGGTAGGGGTGCGGCTGCGTCCTTCCTTCTTCCCCTTCACGGAGCCTTCCGCCGAAGTGGACATCGCCTGCGTCATCTGCAAGGGGAAGGGGTGCCGCGTCTGCAAGAATACCGGGTGGCTGGAAATCCTCGGCGCAGGCATGGTCGACCCTGAGGTGTACCGCCACGTCGGCTACGACGCGGAGACCTACTCCGGCTTCGCCTTCGGTATGGGGATCGAGAGGATCGCCATGCTGAAGTACGGCATCGCCGACATGCGGCTTCTCTTCGAGAACGATCTCAGGTTCTTGAAACAGTTCTGA
- the pheT gene encoding phenylalanine--tRNA ligase subunit beta gives MIVTYNWLKEFVDCDLPPQELADLLTMLGLEVERMESLGAGMDDVVTAQVLERAQHPNADKLSLCKVSNGKETFAIVCGAQNFKSGDKVALAQIGAVLPGDFKIKRSKIRGEESFGMLCSERELALSDESAGIMILPEETPLGVPLFEALGLKDTIFEIGLTPNRADCLSVVGIAREVAAKLGTKVHYPGIAPVEEGAPIAETASVTIEDADLCPRYTARYISGCTIAPSPAWLAERLRNAGIRSINNVVDITNYVLLEYGHPLHAFDFRLLAGGKIVVRRAAEGERFGTLDGQERILNSNDLTIRDAEKGVALAGIMGGGNSEISDSTVDILLESAYFDPSAIRRTSKRLGLHTESSHRFERGTDVDGLVRALDRAAELIHELAGGTIAKGIIDVYPTQMQPRTINARLEKINAISGLSLSAAEVKEIFERLEFCVCETSAGVFEVQVPLFRVDLEREIDLVEEVVRLNGFEKVPLTLPSASVFSDLPSEGQRLGGKIRDLLVSQGLSEVINYSFVSPTSCDRILLAGDDFRRQGVALLNPLSDELSVMRTTLLPGLLETALKNISFRTLDLKIFEMRRVYLPEEGSELPIEPLYLAALFTGRRDPEGWNQAKGGIDFFDVKGMVENLLEVANVKGVNYLADGVDAYFHPGKSCRITRGNQTLGSFGELHPSVQENYGIDTPLFYLELNFEKLLANRAKRSSVQAPSRFPDTFRDIALLIPDEVAAADITSCVLGVKAAELQGVEIFDLYKGGNIPAGQKSIAIRVRYGSRERTLTDDEVTRLHQSVIAALQKKLNVTIR, from the coding sequence ATGATAGTTACCTACAACTGGCTCAAGGAATTCGTTGACTGCGACCTGCCTCCCCAGGAGTTGGCAGATCTTCTCACCATGCTCGGACTCGAAGTGGAGCGCATGGAGTCGCTCGGCGCCGGGATGGACGACGTCGTCACCGCGCAGGTGCTCGAGAGGGCCCAGCACCCGAACGCCGACAAGCTCTCCCTTTGCAAGGTGAGCAACGGCAAGGAGACCTTCGCCATCGTCTGCGGCGCGCAGAACTTCAAGTCCGGCGACAAGGTGGCGCTCGCCCAGATCGGCGCGGTGCTGCCGGGAGACTTCAAGATCAAGCGCTCCAAGATCAGGGGTGAGGAGTCCTTCGGGATGCTCTGCTCCGAGAGGGAGCTCGCCCTCTCCGACGAGTCCGCCGGCATCATGATACTGCCGGAAGAGACGCCGCTCGGCGTACCCCTTTTCGAGGCGCTGGGGCTGAAGGACACGATCTTCGAGATCGGTCTCACCCCGAACCGCGCCGACTGCCTGAGCGTCGTCGGTATCGCCCGGGAGGTCGCGGCAAAGCTCGGGACGAAGGTGCACTACCCCGGTATCGCTCCGGTCGAGGAGGGGGCACCTATCGCTGAGACCGCCTCCGTGACGATCGAGGACGCCGACCTCTGCCCGCGCTACACCGCGCGCTACATCTCCGGCTGCACCATCGCGCCGTCCCCTGCGTGGCTCGCCGAGAGGCTTCGCAACGCAGGGATCCGCTCCATCAACAACGTGGTGGATATAACGAACTACGTCCTCCTGGAGTACGGCCACCCGCTGCACGCCTTCGACTTCCGCCTGCTGGCCGGCGGGAAGATAGTCGTGCGCCGCGCAGCCGAGGGGGAACGCTTCGGCACCCTCGACGGTCAGGAGCGGATCCTCAATTCCAACGACCTCACCATCCGCGACGCGGAGAAAGGCGTGGCTCTTGCCGGCATCATGGGTGGCGGCAACTCCGAGATCAGCGACTCCACTGTCGACATCCTCCTGGAGAGCGCCTACTTCGATCCTTCCGCCATCAGGCGGACCTCCAAGAGACTGGGGCTGCACACCGAGTCGTCGCACCGCTTCGAGCGCGGCACCGATGTCGATGGCCTTGTGCGCGCCCTCGACCGCGCCGCCGAGCTCATCCACGAGCTCGCAGGCGGCACGATCGCCAAGGGGATCATCGACGTCTACCCGACCCAGATGCAGCCGCGCACCATCAACGCACGCCTGGAGAAGATCAACGCCATCTCCGGTCTCTCCTTGAGCGCCGCCGAAGTGAAGGAGATCTTCGAGCGCCTCGAGTTCTGCGTCTGCGAGACGTCGGCAGGGGTGTTCGAGGTGCAGGTCCCGCTCTTCCGCGTCGATCTGGAGCGCGAGATCGACCTCGTGGAAGAGGTCGTGCGCCTGAACGGCTTCGAGAAGGTGCCCCTGACTCTGCCGAGCGCGTCGGTCTTCTCCGACCTCCCCTCCGAGGGGCAGCGCCTCGGAGGCAAGATCCGCGACCTCCTGGTATCCCAGGGGCTCTCCGAGGTTATCAACTACAGCTTCGTCTCCCCGACCAGTTGCGACCGCATCCTCCTTGCCGGAGACGACTTCCGCCGCCAGGGTGTGGCCCTTCTGAACCCGCTCTCCGACGAACTCTCCGTGATGCGCACGACGCTCCTTCCGGGGCTCCTGGAGACCGCGCTGAAAAACATCAGCTTCCGCACGCTCGATCTGAAGATCTTCGAGATGCGCAGGGTGTATCTCCCGGAGGAGGGGAGCGAGCTCCCCATCGAGCCGCTGTACCTCGCGGCGCTCTTCACCGGGAGACGCGATCCGGAAGGATGGAACCAGGCGAAGGGGGGGATCGACTTCTTCGACGTGAAGGGGATGGTTGAAAACCTTCTCGAGGTGGCGAACGTGAAGGGTGTCAACTACCTTGCTGACGGCGTCGACGCCTACTTCCACCCGGGGAAGTCCTGCCGGATCACCCGCGGCAACCAGACCCTCGGCTCCTTTGGCGAGCTTCACCCGAGCGTGCAGGAGAACTACGGCATCGACACGCCCCTCTTCTACCTGGAGCTGAACTTCGAGAAGCTGCTGGCCAACCGCGCGAAGCGCTCCTCCGTGCAGGCGCCCTCCCGCTTCCCCGACACCTTCCGCGACATCGCGCTCCTCATCCCGGACGAGGTCGCCGCCGCGGACATCACCTCCTGCGTCCTGGGGGTGAAGGCGGCCGAGCTCCAGGGGGTGGAAATCTTCGACCTGTACAAGGGTGGCAACATCCCCGCGGGGCAGAAGAGTATCGCCATCCGGGTACGGTACGGGTCGCGCGAGCGCACCCTCACCGACGACGAAGTGACCCGTCTGCACCAGAGCGTCATCGCCGCGTTGCAGAAAAAATTAAATGTAACCATTAGATAA
- a CDS encoding integration host factor subunit alpha: MTKADIVERIYEKVGFSKKESAELVETVFDLIKTTLEEGDKIKIAGFGNFVVKEKADRRGRNPQTGEEITIAARRILTFKPSQVLKAAINTQ, from the coding sequence ATGACCAAAGCGGACATCGTAGAAAGAATTTATGAGAAGGTAGGGTTCTCCAAGAAAGAGTCTGCAGAACTTGTAGAAACCGTCTTCGATCTCATTAAGACCACCCTGGAAGAAGGGGACAAGATAAAGATCGCCGGCTTTGGCAACTTCGTGGTGAAGGAGAAGGCAGACCGTCGTGGCAGGAATCCGCAGACCGGCGAAGAGATCACCATCGCTGCTCGCAGGATCCTGACCTTCAAGCCGAGCCAGGTTCTGAAAGCAGCCATCAACACCCAGTAA
- a CDS encoding MerR family transcriptional regulator produces the protein MRIGEISELTGLPSSVLRYWESEFPSLTPKKSSTGQRLYTKKDLELIVRIKQLLYVEKLTIEGARKRLGGKLKAQEAAPVPNGLAELLREVKEELREMRDILVNQA, from the coding sequence ATGAGAATCGGCGAGATCTCCGAGCTAACGGGGCTTCCATCGTCGGTGCTCAGGTATTGGGAGTCGGAGTTCCCGTCTCTGACGCCGAAGAAGAGCAGTACCGGTCAAAGGCTCTACACGAAGAAAGATCTGGAGCTGATAGTCCGGATAAAACAACTCCTGTACGTCGAGAAGCTCACCATAGAGGGGGCGAGGAAACGTCTGGGAGGGAAGTTGAAAGCCCAGGAAGCCGCACCCGTCCCCAACGGGCTGGCTGAGTTGCTCAGGGAAGTGAAAGAGGAACTCCGCGAAATGCGGGATATTCTGGTTAATCAGGCATAA
- a CDS encoding universal stress protein, with translation MFRKILVCSDLSPASDALVRCVEELKTVGMKEIVLAHAIPYPEFPLRQEAHQALDRQVKMLGEHGVRVLVNIPSGPAGQILAETAESQEVSVIFIGSHGKGILRAAALGSVSNDLLHHARRPVLLARIALLEGDESLAVCRKIFSNILFATDFSDTAENALKYVGVIARETGAQVTLLHVLEPGGKDPAEERQAEEMAQYLLEAKRERVRGAGAADVTTALVKGNAEKEVAAVARKGRYSLIVMGFRGKGVVKEMMGSVASEAARHAGVPVLFIPAPD, from the coding sequence ATGTTCAGGAAGATCCTTGTCTGCTCTGACCTCTCTCCAGCGTCCGACGCTCTCGTCCGGTGTGTTGAGGAGTTAAAGACCGTCGGCATGAAGGAGATCGTCCTTGCGCACGCCATACCTTACCCCGAATTTCCCCTCAGGCAGGAGGCGCATCAGGCCCTTGATCGCCAGGTGAAGATGCTCGGGGAACACGGAGTGAGGGTGCTGGTCAATATACCCTCCGGCCCCGCCGGACAGATCCTCGCTGAGACGGCGGAAAGCCAGGAAGTCTCCGTGATTTTCATCGGCTCCCACGGCAAAGGGATCCTCCGGGCCGCAGCCCTTGGGAGCGTCTCGAACGACCTGCTCCATCACGCCCGGCGACCCGTCCTCCTGGCGCGGATAGCGCTGCTCGAGGGGGACGAGTCCCTCGCTGTGTGCCGAAAGATCTTCAGCAATATCCTTTTCGCCACCGACTTCTCCGACACGGCGGAAAACGCGCTGAAGTACGTGGGGGTAATCGCCCGGGAGACCGGCGCACAGGTCACCCTCCTCCATGTGCTTGAACCAGGTGGGAAGGACCCGGCAGAGGAGCGCCAGGCAGAAGAGATGGCACAATATCTCCTCGAGGCGAAGAGGGAGCGTGTACGGGGTGCCGGCGCGGCCGACGTGACGACCGCACTCGTGAAGGGAAACGCTGAAAAAGAGGTGGCCGCTGTCGCGCGAAAAGGGAGATACTCCCTTATCGTCATGGGGTTCAGGGGGAAAGGTGTAGTGAAGGAAATGATGGGAAGCGTTGCAAGTGAAGCGGCTCGTCATGCGGGAGTGCCGGTCCTCTTCATCCCCGCCCCTGACTAG
- a CDS encoding sulfate ABC transporter substrate-binding protein translates to MKRNSIIAAVIMALSLTVTPLAALAATELLNVSYDPTRELYQDFNIAFAKYWKQKGGQDVTVKQSHGGSGKQARAVIDGLDADVVTLALAYDIDEIHNKAKLIPENWQKRLPHNSSPYTSTIVFLVRKGNPKQIKDWNDLVKPGVSVITPNPKTSGGARWNYLAAWAYALKQKGGSDAKAKQFVTALYKNVPVLDSGARGSTTTFVQRGQGDVLLAWENEAFLAVNELGKDKFEIVVPSISIVAEPPVAVVDKVVDRKGTRKVAEEYLKYLYTPQGQEIAAQNYYRPTDKKIAAKYASRFPKINLVTIDGVFGGWKNAQKIHFADGGLFDQIFSAAKR, encoded by the coding sequence ATGAAGCGGAACAGCATAATCGCAGCAGTGATCATGGCTCTGTCGTTGACGGTAACACCGCTCGCCGCTCTCGCGGCGACGGAACTGCTGAACGTCTCCTACGACCCCACCCGCGAGCTTTATCAGGACTTCAACATCGCCTTCGCGAAGTACTGGAAGCAGAAGGGGGGGCAGGATGTCACCGTTAAGCAGTCGCACGGCGGCTCCGGGAAGCAGGCGAGGGCGGTAATCGACGGCCTCGACGCGGACGTGGTCACCTTGGCGCTCGCCTATGACATCGACGAGATACACAACAAGGCGAAGCTGATCCCGGAGAACTGGCAAAAGAGGCTCCCGCACAACAGCTCCCCCTATACCTCTACCATCGTCTTCCTGGTGCGAAAGGGGAACCCGAAGCAGATCAAGGACTGGAACGATCTGGTGAAACCGGGGGTCTCTGTTATCACGCCGAATCCCAAAACCTCCGGAGGCGCGCGGTGGAACTACCTTGCTGCCTGGGCTTACGCGCTGAAGCAGAAGGGGGGCTCTGATGCCAAAGCGAAGCAGTTTGTGACTGCGCTTTACAAAAACGTCCCGGTCCTCGACTCCGGCGCGCGCGGCTCCACCACCACTTTCGTGCAGCGCGGGCAGGGTGATGTGCTCCTTGCCTGGGAAAACGAGGCATTTCTGGCGGTGAATGAACTCGGCAAGGACAAGTTCGAGATCGTGGTCCCCTCGATCAGCATCGTTGCCGAGCCGCCGGTCGCAGTGGTGGACAAGGTCGTCGACCGTAAGGGAACCCGCAAGGTCGCCGAGGAGTATCTGAAGTACCTGTACACGCCGCAAGGTCAGGAGATCGCGGCGCAGAATTACTACCGTCCGACGGACAAGAAGATCGCCGCGAAGTATGCGTCGCGTTTTCCGAAAATCAACCTGGTGACCATCGATGGTGTCTTCGGTGGGTGGAAGAACGCGCAGAAGATCCATTTTGCCGATGGCGGCCTCTTTGATCAGATCTTCTCTGCGGCGAAGAGGTAG